A DNA window from Acidimicrobiia bacterium contains the following coding sequences:
- a CDS encoding class I SAM-dependent methyltransferase, giving the protein MTSPFPIPSDPEHRDRAPRGDGPRARLRGAARFRVLWRLFRDEKDNPEPFYSFLAREAVDDLEYRHGPLRDQRIADLGCGPGYYTRALRAVGATVVPVEGDADEIRAGGGPDDLIRGDATRLPVPAASLDGVFCSNMLEHTPDTHAVAHEIARVLRPGGWCYLSWTNWYSPWGGHDMTPYQFLGPRRGPELYERRHGPPRKNRYGEGLFAVHIGPTLRTFGETAGLRIDDVEPRYWPWARAVTRVPGVREVLTWNCVIRMTKEGETVTDVPGAERHSDDLPRDPEFEEVLASVADVEGWMSDGQARRLWDRARALEPGSRIVEIGSFRGRSTIVLAKASTDEVEVVAIDPHAGNDRGPSQWSGPAEAGQGDREVFVANLEQAGVAERVRHVREFSRRALDAVDGSIDLLYVDGSHRPTEAAADIRAWGERVRRGGTLLVHDTFSSAGVTLAVVMTLFAGGDFRYVGRVRSMAEYRREDLSLMARVANAGRQIAQLPWMARNLLAKFALWRRIGWLTRLLGYEEGDAYPY; this is encoded by the coding sequence ATGACCTCTCCGTTCCCCATACCGTCCGACCCGGAGCACCGGGACCGTGCGCCCCGCGGCGACGGTCCCCGGGCGCGTCTGCGCGGTGCCGCCCGCTTCAGGGTCCTGTGGCGGCTGTTCCGGGACGAGAAGGACAACCCCGAGCCCTTCTACAGCTTCCTCGCCCGGGAGGCCGTCGACGACCTGGAGTATCGGCACGGTCCGCTCCGGGACCAGCGGATTGCCGACCTCGGCTGTGGGCCGGGCTACTACACCCGGGCGTTGCGAGCTGTCGGCGCCACGGTCGTTCCCGTCGAGGGTGATGCCGACGAGATCAGGGCCGGTGGAGGTCCCGACGACCTGATCCGGGGAGATGCCACGAGGCTCCCGGTGCCCGCTGCTTCGCTCGACGGCGTGTTCTGCTCCAACATGCTCGAGCACACGCCCGACACGCATGCCGTCGCGCACGAGATCGCGCGGGTGCTTCGCCCGGGTGGCTGGTGCTACCTGTCGTGGACCAACTGGTACTCACCCTGGGGTGGTCACGACATGACGCCCTACCAGTTCCTCGGACCGCGACGGGGCCCGGAGTTGTACGAGCGCCGGCACGGTCCGCCGCGCAAGAACCGCTACGGTGAGGGCCTCTTCGCGGTGCACATCGGCCCCACGCTCCGGACGTTCGGGGAGACAGCGGGCCTGCGCATCGACGATGTCGAGCCGCGCTACTGGCCGTGGGCCAGGGCGGTCACACGCGTCCCGGGCGTCCGGGAGGTGCTGACCTGGAACTGCGTGATCCGAATGACGAAAGAGGGCGAGACCGTGACCGACGTACCGGGTGCCGAGCGCCACTCGGACGACCTGCCACGCGATCCCGAGTTCGAGGAGGTGCTGGCGTCGGTGGCCGACGTCGAGGGATGGATGAGCGACGGCCAGGCACGGCGACTCTGGGACCGCGCACGGGCACTCGAACCGGGCTCACGGATCGTCGAGATCGGCAGCTTCCGGGGCCGGAGCACGATCGTTCTCGCCAAGGCCTCGACCGATGAGGTCGAGGTCGTCGCCATCGATCCGCACGCCGGCAACGACCGGGGGCCCTCTCAGTGGAGCGGTCCCGCCGAGGCCGGCCAGGGGGACCGCGAGGTCTTCGTCGCCAACCTCGAGCAGGCGGGGGTGGCCGAACGCGTCCGCCACGTGCGCGAGTTCTCCCGCCGGGCGCTCGACGCCGTGGACGGTTCGATCGACCTGCTCTACGTTGACGGCTCCCACCGTCCTACCGAGGCGGCCGCCGACATCAGGGCCTGGGGCGAGCGCGTGCGCCGGGGGGGAACGCTGCTCGTCCACGACACGTTCAGCTCGGCGGGTGTCACGCTGGCGGTCGTCATGACGCTGTTCGCCGGTGGCGACTTCCGCTACGTCGGGCGGGTCCGCTCCATGGCCGAGTACCGCCGAGAGGACCTGTCCCTCATGGCCCGTGTGGCCAATGCCGGGCGCCAGATCGCGCAACTTCCGTGGATGGCCAGGAACCTGCTCGCCAAGTTCGCCCTGTGGAGGCGGATCGGCTGGCTCACGCGACTGCTCGGGTACGAGGAGGGCGACGCCTACCCCTACTGA
- a CDS encoding glycosyltransferase family 4 protein, with the protein MPTPEPRRVPAESTLAIADAAASGGIQRIHIFAWRDVEDVEAGGSERHAAELARHWTAAGLEVTLRTSFAQGRPPEEWRDGYLVRRRAGRYQVFWRAVAGEIAGRNGPRDAVVEIWNGVPFFVPLWTAGPRLTWVHHVYGGIWHRTLPDRLARVGEFVELGVAPRVYRSSPVVTDSESARADIVERLRIPASHVSVVPPGVDPRFTPGGDTSDHPMVLAVGRLIPVKRFDALIRALAPVAARTPGLELVIVGDGYERDHLREIVGSLDAASWVRLTGHVTDEELVTWYRSAWVLAGASAAEGWGMTVTEAAACGTPAVVTDIAGHRDAVQDGVTGLLAPTADDLADGVSRLLDDGALRERLGIAALERARELSWSETARASMEILAADARRRRNR; encoded by the coding sequence GTGCCCACCCCCGAACCCCGCCGCGTTCCGGCGGAATCGACCCTTGCCATCGCGGACGCGGCGGCATCGGGTGGCATCCAGCGGATCCACATCTTCGCCTGGCGCGACGTGGAGGACGTGGAAGCGGGCGGATCCGAGCGCCACGCCGCCGAACTGGCGCGCCACTGGACCGCTGCGGGACTGGAGGTCACGCTGCGAACCTCCTTCGCACAGGGCCGACCACCCGAGGAGTGGCGCGACGGCTACCTCGTTCGGCGGCGGGCAGGGCGCTACCAGGTCTTCTGGCGTGCGGTGGCCGGTGAGATCGCGGGGCGCAACGGGCCGCGTGACGCCGTCGTGGAGATCTGGAACGGAGTGCCGTTCTTCGTTCCCCTCTGGACGGCGGGGCCGCGGCTCACGTGGGTCCACCACGTGTACGGCGGGATCTGGCACCGTACACTTCCCGATCGACTCGCACGCGTCGGCGAGTTCGTGGAACTCGGCGTCGCTCCTCGCGTGTACCGCAGCAGTCCGGTCGTCACCGACAGCGAGTCAGCGCGTGCCGACATCGTCGAGCGGCTCCGGATCCCGGCCTCGCACGTGAGCGTGGTCCCGCCCGGTGTCGACCCGAGGTTCACACCCGGTGGAGACACGAGTGACCACCCCATGGTGCTGGCGGTCGGGCGTCTCATCCCCGTCAAGAGGTTCGACGCCCTGATCCGGGCGCTTGCCCCCGTGGCCGCGCGAACGCCCGGTCTCGAGCTCGTGATCGTCGGTGACGGCTACGAGCGCGACCATCTCCGGGAGATCGTCGGGTCGCTCGATGCAGCATCCTGGGTTCGCCTCACCGGGCACGTCACCGACGAGGAGCTCGTGACGTGGTACCGGTCCGCCTGGGTGCTCGCCGGCGCGAGTGCCGCGGAAGGGTGGGGCATGACCGTCACCGAGGCCGCTGCCTGCGGCACGCCTGCCGTCGTGACCGACATCGCCGGCCACCGGGACGCCGTGCAGGACGGGGTCACCGGCCTCCTCGCCCCGACGGCCGATGATCTGGCGGACGGCGTCTCGCGTCTCCTCGACGACGGTGCTCTCCGTGAGCGCCTCGGCATCGCTGCACTCGAGCGTGCGCGAGAGCTCTCATGGTCGGAAACCGCACGCGCGAGCATGGAGATCCTCGCTGCCGACGCGCGACGACGCCGCAACCGATGA
- a CDS encoding alpha-(1->3)-arabinofuranosyltransferase family protein, which translates to MTAATLSTAPSPTPASRLGAHIGLVSHAVLAAVTFIPLLLTAPGRVVADSKQLLYLDPSMWLSRAPYLWDQHLGMGTVTHQNIGYLFPMGPYFWLMDRLDVPVWVAQRLWLAGIMFAAGAGVLYLARTLRWDGWTPLVAALAFAFSPYVVEYATTLSVFLLPFAGLPWLIGLAARSLRHGGWRYPAMFALVVLTVGGVNATALAFVGVGPILWIVYETWVVRDATTRQGLATIGRIGVLTLSVSMWWIVALSIQTEYGLPVLDFSETIETVSVSSSAPEVLRGLGMWFFYGRDPVENYFAGATRLLTSVPALALSFLLPGLAVLAAVLTRWRYRAFFVLLVVIGVVIAVASHPFDDPSPLGRVVRDSNSEVVLSLRSSTRAVPLIALGLSVLLATGLAALVRRHRLTGNVALALVGLLAVLNLSPLWDGTLVSDTRDRPEEIPEYWIEAAAAVDGPVEGERILEIPGSDFGSYRWGDTIDFITPGLVERGVIAREVTSYGTPGSLGLLSAFDLRLQQGTLDATAVAPVARLMSAGDVLLRSDLQFERYRTPRPRALWDVLNPPPPGLGDPLAFGEPTPNVPVAYLPLLDETELAIPWDAPDPPPVAVFPVENPRPMVRSAPVDGAMVLAGDGDGIVDAATAGLIGDDQLILYAATLADDAETLERVLGGDPQLVVTDTNRRRGQRWLTLRDQAGYTETAGEEPLADDPSDARLALFPDADDNRSVTVIQGPSARATGYGNPVTFTPDARPQLALDGDPSTAWTVAAFSDPVGERLEVTYPEPVTTGTVTLRQAPGNRTITQAELRFDGDDPLVVDLGPESLDGQTVDVGERTFDTLDVEILAVDPDPESYAGLSGVGFAEITVPGVEPATERVRVPVDVTDALRDAGTGEPSLTYLFTRLRVSPTDTIRDDDERRIARIFDVPANRAFSVAGVVRVRADDPRAAVEASLGLPGADDGGVDVTASDVLPGNARSRPAAALDGDRATAWSPGFGEQTGRFIEFTTADPVTLDRLDLALVTDGRHSVPTELTIDAGGETRVVALPDLEDLPTPGTTTLVPVGFEGLTGDTVRITVTGVRPVTTTDYFSGQAVALPVGIAEIGAPGVTVGPLPEQIPPVCHDDLLEIDGESVPVRVSGSTADALAGHPLPFEGCPAGPGATSDTPVWMTEGTHTLTGTSGATSGLTVDQVVLGPPGPAPEEEQPPDEAHVPTVELDGAGPVSFDATVSGATEPFWLVLGQSHSDGWIAEADGQDLGPPTLVDGYANGWYVDPAEVGSDFSVSMTWAPQRWVWAGLGLTALGALLCLVIIVVGRRPSRDDRRDDDSEMTAPELASPFRLPSVGTSVVSAVVSGVVAAGVSGVLFSPLIGLLTGLATGLALLTAWGRSLLTVGAVASFAAAALYVVVQQYRYGYPVDFAWAEHFGVAHGLALLAVSLLGADAAIAALRGRRRRRAGEGQEPSQR; encoded by the coding sequence ATGACCGCCGCCACGCTCTCCACTGCGCCATCCCCCACGCCGGCGAGTCGTCTCGGCGCGCATATCGGGCTCGTGTCGCACGCCGTGCTCGCCGCCGTCACGTTCATCCCGCTGCTTCTCACAGCCCCCGGCCGGGTCGTGGCCGACTCCAAGCAGCTCCTCTACCTCGACCCGTCGATGTGGCTGTCGCGCGCCCCCTACCTCTGGGACCAGCACCTCGGCATGGGGACCGTCACCCACCAGAACATCGGCTACCTGTTCCCGATGGGCCCGTACTTCTGGCTCATGGACCGCCTCGACGTGCCCGTGTGGGTCGCACAGAGGCTCTGGCTCGCCGGCATCATGTTCGCCGCGGGTGCCGGGGTTCTCTACCTGGCCCGCACCCTGCGGTGGGACGGATGGACCCCGCTCGTTGCCGCACTCGCGTTCGCCTTCTCGCCGTACGTGGTGGAGTACGCCACGACCCTGTCGGTCTTCCTTCTGCCGTTCGCCGGCCTGCCGTGGCTCATCGGGCTCGCGGCCCGCAGCCTCCGCCACGGTGGTTGGCGGTACCCCGCGATGTTCGCCCTCGTCGTCCTCACCGTCGGGGGGGTGAACGCCACGGCCCTGGCGTTCGTGGGAGTCGGACCGATCCTCTGGATCGTCTACGAGACATGGGTGGTACGCGACGCAACGACCCGGCAGGGACTGGCCACCATCGGGCGGATCGGCGTCCTGACGCTGAGCGTCTCCATGTGGTGGATCGTCGCGCTGTCGATCCAGACGGAGTACGGCCTCCCCGTGCTCGACTTCAGCGAGACGATCGAAACCGTTTCCGTCTCGTCGTCCGCCCCCGAGGTCCTGCGCGGCCTCGGCATGTGGTTCTTCTACGGACGGGATCCCGTCGAGAACTACTTCGCCGGCGCCACGCGCCTCCTCACGAGTGTTCCCGCTCTCGCACTCAGCTTCCTCCTCCCCGGACTCGCCGTTCTGGCAGCGGTCCTCACGAGGTGGCGGTACCGCGCGTTCTTCGTTCTCCTGGTCGTCATCGGGGTCGTGATCGCGGTGGCGTCGCACCCATTCGACGACCCGTCACCGCTCGGGCGTGTCGTGCGTGACTCGAACTCCGAGGTGGTGCTGTCGCTGCGGAGCTCCACACGTGCCGTACCACTGATCGCGCTCGGCCTCTCGGTTCTCCTGGCGACCGGTCTCGCCGCGCTCGTCCGCCGCCACCGCCTCACGGGAAACGTGGCCCTGGCACTCGTCGGGCTGCTCGCCGTGCTCAATCTGTCGCCCCTGTGGGACGGCACGCTCGTCTCGGACACCCGCGACCGGCCCGAGGAGATCCCCGAATACTGGATCGAGGCAGCCGCAGCCGTCGACGGGCCTGTCGAGGGTGAGCGGATTCTCGAGATCCCGGGCAGCGACTTCGGATCGTACCGGTGGGGCGACACCATCGACTTCATCACCCCCGGGCTCGTCGAGCGCGGGGTGATCGCCCGGGAGGTGACGAGCTACGGGACACCGGGGTCGCTGGGCCTGCTGTCGGCCTTCGACCTCCGACTCCAGCAGGGCACCCTCGACGCGACTGCCGTGGCTCCCGTGGCACGCCTCATGTCGGCGGGCGACGTACTCCTGCGCTCGGACCTCCAGTTCGAGCGCTACCGCACACCCCGACCGCGGGCACTCTGGGACGTGTTGAACCCCCCACCCCCCGGCCTGGGTGATCCTCTCGCCTTCGGTGAGCCGACTCCCAACGTCCCGGTCGCGTATCTCCCTCTCCTCGACGAGACGGAACTCGCCATCCCCTGGGATGCGCCGGACCCGCCCCCCGTCGCCGTGTTCCCGGTGGAGAACCCGCGCCCGATGGTGCGGTCCGCCCCGGTCGACGGGGCGATGGTGCTGGCCGGCGACGGTGACGGGATCGTCGACGCCGCCACGGCCGGTCTCATCGGCGACGACCAGCTGATCCTCTACGCCGCCACTCTCGCCGACGACGCCGAGACGCTCGAGCGCGTTCTCGGTGGCGACCCACAGCTCGTCGTGACCGACACGAACCGGCGACGGGGCCAACGCTGGCTGACGCTGCGCGACCAGGCGGGATACACCGAGACCGCGGGCGAGGAGCCGCTCGCCGACGACCCCAGTGACGCGCGGCTGGCGCTCTTCCCCGACGCCGACGACAACCGCTCGGTGACCGTGATCCAGGGCCCGTCGGCACGGGCAACCGGGTACGGCAACCCGGTGACCTTCACGCCCGACGCGCGCCCTCAGCTGGCCCTCGACGGGGACCCGTCGACCGCGTGGACAGTGGCGGCCTTCAGTGACCCCGTCGGCGAGCGCCTCGAGGTGACGTATCCCGAGCCGGTGACCACAGGCACGGTCACACTCCGGCAGGCCCCCGGCAACCGGACGATCACACAGGCGGAGCTCCGCTTCGACGGCGACGACCCGCTCGTCGTCGACCTCGGGCCCGAGTCGCTCGACGGCCAGACTGTCGACGTCGGCGAGCGGACCTTCGACACGCTCGACGTCGAGATCCTCGCTGTCGACCCCGACCCCGAGAGCTACGCCGGGCTCTCCGGTGTCGGGTTCGCCGAGATCACCGTCCCCGGCGTCGAGCCGGCGACCGAGCGTGTCCGCGTACCGGTCGATGTCACCGATGCGCTCCGAGACGCCGGCACCGGTGAGCCGTCCCTCACGTACCTCTTCACACGACTGCGGGTCTCGCCGACCGACACGATCCGTGACGACGACGAAAGGCGCATCGCCCGCATCTTCGATGTTCCCGCGAACCGGGCCTTCTCGGTGGCAGGCGTTGTCCGGGTCCGTGCCGACGACCCCCGTGCCGCGGTCGAAGCCTCGCTCGGTCTCCCGGGCGCCGACGACGGCGGGGTCGACGTCACAGCCTCAGATGTGCTGCCGGGAAACGCGCGCTCGCGTCCGGCAGCAGCACTGGACGGTGACCGCGCGACCGCCTGGTCGCCCGGTTTCGGTGAGCAGACCGGCCGCTTCATCGAGTTCACGACCGCCGACCCGGTGACGCTGGACCGCCTCGACCTCGCCCTGGTCACCGACGGGCGGCACTCGGTACCGACCGAGCTCACGATCGATGCCGGCGGCGAGACACGCGTCGTGGCACTTCCCGACCTCGAGGATCTGCCCACACCCGGAACCACCACGCTGGTGCCGGTGGGCTTCGAGGGGCTCACCGGAGACACCGTCCGCATCACCGTCACCGGGGTCCGACCGGTCACGACGACCGACTACTTCTCGGGCCAGGCAGTCGCCCTCCCCGTGGGTATCGCGGAGATCGGCGCTCCCGGGGTGACGGTCGGCCCGCTGCCCGAGCAGATCCCCCCGGTGTGTCACGACGATCTGCTCGAGATCGACGGGGAGTCGGTACCGGTCCGGGTGTCGGGGTCGACGGCTGACGCACTCGCGGGCCATCCACTGCCGTTCGAGGGTTGCCCGGCCGGGCCCGGCGCCACGTCGGACACCCCCGTGTGGATGACCGAGGGTACGCACACGCTCACGGGCACGTCGGGGGCGACCTCGGGCCTCACGGTCGACCAGGTGGTCCTCGGCCCGCCGGGCCCCGCTCCCGAGGAGGAGCAGCCACCCGACGAAGCCCACGTCCCCACGGTGGAACTCGACGGCGCCGGGCCCGTCAGCTTCGACGCCACGGTCAGCGGGGCGACCGAGCCCTTCTGGCTCGTTCTGGGCCAGAGTCACAGCGACGGATGGATAGCGGAGGCCGACGGTCAGGATCTCGGGCCACCGACACTCGTCGACGGATACGCCAACGGGTGGTACGTCGACCCCGCGGAGGTCGGATCCGACTTCTCGGTGTCGATGACGTGGGCACCGCAGCGCTGGGTCTGGGCCGGTCTGGGCCTCACGGCACTCGGCGCTCTGCTGTGCCTCGTGATCATCGTGGTCGGCCGTCGACCATCGCGCGATGATCGCCGTGACGACGACTCCGAGATGACGGCCCCGGAACTCGCCTCACCGTTCCGCCTGCCATCTGTCGGCACCAGTGTCGTGTCCGCTGTCGTCTCGGGTGTCGTGGCAGCCGGTGTCAGTGGCGTGCTCTTCTCGCCGCTCATCGGCCTCCTCACAGGGCTGGCCACCGGCCTCGCACTCCTGACCGCGTGGGGCCGCAGCCTCCTCACCGTGGGTGCCGTGGCATCCTTCGCGGCCGCTGCCCTCTACGTCGTGGTGCAGCAGTACCGGTACGGGTATCCGGTGGACTTCGCGTGGGCCGAGCACTTCGGTGTTGCCCACGGCCTGGCACTCCTGGCCGTCTCCCTGCTGGGCGCCGACGCGGCGATCGCAGCGCTGCGCGGGCGACGTCGCCGTCGAGCCGGCGAGGGTCAGGAACCCTCCCAGCGCTGA
- a CDS encoding acyltransferase family protein: MTTTSTTPPPFPEAAPPDGTPAGTPVADTPTPRATILGGARPDTHRLRYMPGLDGVRGVAVLAVLLFHAGHLAGGFLGVDAFLALSGFLITSLLLSEFATNRSVGLGAFWARRVRRLIPGLLFMLAGVALYALLVAEAEELERIRQDALATLGYVANWNTLFQGDDYWALFAAPSPLEHAWTLAIEEQFYLIWPIAFAGLVMWWKLTSRALFGFCVTGAVAASAWMWFLYTPGGPTQRVYVGTDTRATALLGGAALACWIAWRGETTSRIGRSVLEVLAIISVGGLAWAWIAASGQSAMLYRGGFLLHAVPVVIVIAAAAHSRAGPVGRMLSWRPLVWLGLISYGLYLWHWPVYVFLSPTRTGLEGWSLTAVRIAVSLAIAVFSYHAIEMPVRRGALRGWRIQALLPAAVVAIAVLLVATTTGAVSRPTFDETVAAAAADAEDLTPPSPPVAETADRPPRILVVGDSLGYFLGQDMAARGDELGVVAFDSSLPGCVFTPGNPRYRSRDVDRMKIRDGTECSRHWERVVGEFEPDLTVAIFGGGARADVEVDGTWLEPCTPGYAEWYRRSFHEAVDVLAASGSRVVLTNAPLWSTAGLDSNPNFLASRNWVNDRVRCINDLTREVADDDPTLGYVDLDDFFCDNDGCAEKIDGVTLREDGVHFKDEAAGMLNDWLVPQLVRLVPPDASAGSEATSARAAVGDPPQ; encoded by the coding sequence GTGACGACGACCTCCACGACACCGCCCCCGTTCCCCGAAGCCGCGCCACCCGACGGGACACCCGCCGGGACACCCGTGGCCGACACGCCGACGCCACGGGCCACGATCCTCGGCGGTGCACGTCCCGACACCCACCGCCTCCGCTACATGCCGGGCCTCGACGGCGTACGCGGTGTGGCCGTGCTGGCCGTCCTCCTCTTCCACGCCGGCCACCTCGCGGGTGGCTTCCTCGGCGTGGATGCGTTCCTCGCCCTCTCGGGCTTCCTGATCACGTCCCTGCTCCTGAGCGAGTTCGCCACGAACCGGAGCGTCGGCCTCGGCGCCTTCTGGGCGCGACGGGTACGCCGGCTCATCCCCGGCCTCCTCTTCATGCTGGCGGGTGTGGCGCTCTACGCCCTTCTCGTCGCGGAGGCCGAGGAACTCGAACGCATCCGCCAGGACGCGCTGGCGACGTTGGGCTACGTCGCCAACTGGAACACGCTCTTCCAGGGAGACGACTACTGGGCGCTGTTCGCGGCCCCGTCACCGCTGGAGCACGCCTGGACCCTCGCGATCGAGGAGCAGTTCTACCTGATCTGGCCGATCGCCTTCGCGGGACTGGTCATGTGGTGGAAGCTCACATCGAGGGCGCTCTTCGGCTTCTGCGTGACCGGTGCCGTCGCGGCATCCGCGTGGATGTGGTTCCTCTACACACCCGGAGGCCCGACACAGCGCGTCTACGTCGGAACCGACACGAGAGCGACGGCACTCCTCGGAGGAGCCGCGCTGGCGTGCTGGATCGCGTGGCGGGGTGAGACCACCTCGAGGATCGGGCGCAGTGTGCTCGAGGTGCTGGCGATCATCAGCGTCGGCGGACTCGCATGGGCATGGATCGCCGCGAGCGGGCAGTCGGCCATGCTCTACCGAGGCGGGTTCCTCCTCCACGCGGTACCCGTCGTCATCGTCATCGCCGCCGCGGCGCACTCCCGAGCGGGGCCGGTCGGCCGGATGCTGTCGTGGCGGCCGCTCGTGTGGCTCGGCTTGATCTCCTACGGCCTCTACCTCTGGCACTGGCCGGTCTACGTGTTCCTCTCCCCGACGCGAACCGGCCTCGAGGGGTGGTCCCTGACCGCCGTGCGGATCGCCGTCAGCCTCGCGATCGCGGTGTTCTCCTACCACGCCATCGAGATGCCTGTTCGCCGGGGTGCCCTCCGGGGCTGGCGCATCCAGGCACTCCTGCCGGCGGCGGTCGTGGCGATCGCCGTTCTGCTCGTCGCCACGACCACGGGCGCAGTGAGCCGGCCGACCTTCGACGAGACCGTGGCTGCCGCGGCAGCCGATGCCGAGGACCTCACACCTCCGTCACCGCCGGTGGCCGAGACCGCCGACCGACCGCCACGGATCCTCGTCGTCGGCGACTCGCTGGGCTACTTCCTCGGCCAGGACATGGCGGCGAGGGGTGACGAACTCGGCGTCGTGGCCTTCGACTCGTCGCTCCCCGGGTGTGTCTTCACGCCGGGAAACCCCCGGTACCGCTCCCGCGACGTCGACCGCATGAAGATTCGTGACGGAACCGAGTGCAGCAGGCACTGGGAACGGGTGGTCGGCGAGTTCGAACCCGACCTCACCGTGGCGATCTTCGGCGGCGGAGCCCGCGCCGATGTGGAGGTCGACGGGACCTGGCTCGAGCCCTGCACGCCCGGGTACGCCGAGTGGTACCGCCGGAGCTTCCATGAGGCGGTCGACGTTCTCGCCGCGTCGGGCTCACGTGTGGTCCTGACCAACGCCCCGCTGTGGAGTACGGCCGGCCTCGACAGCAATCCGAACTTCCTGGCGTCGCGCAACTGGGTCAACGACCGGGTCCGGTGCATCAATGATCTGACCCGGGAGGTGGCCGACGACGACCCGACGCTCGGATACGTCGACCTCGACGACTTCTTCTGCGACAACGACGGTTGCGCCGAGAAGATCGACGGGGTGACGCTGCGCGAGGACGGCGTCCACTTCAAGGACGAAGCGGCGGGAATGCTCAACGACTGGCTCGTACCCCAGCTCGTCCGGCTGGTCCCACCTGATGCGTCGGCCGGCTCGGAAGCCACCTCGGCGCGCGCGGCAGTCGGGGATCCCCCTCAGTAG
- a CDS encoding glycosyltransferase family 4 protein, which produces MTGGTDPDASPEALARIADAACLRRIHMVAWRDRDDPTAGGSEEHASQIAAHWAAAGLDVTLRTAAVPGGPDEVVRDGYRVIRRGGRFTVFARTALAGLLDLDGRPDAVVEIFHGLPFFGPLWTRAPRIAVLHHLHLDMWHSLLPPAASHIAYGVERYVQPALYRKTRIVAVSDSTRQALVDDLGLDNDRITVVPNGVDARFSPGGTKAPAPTIMAAGRFMPPKRFDLLIDVVAEVHRHVPDLRVWIAGEGPLRSELEAQARRVGGAGWIEFLGRVSDDDLVDRYRSAWLVASTSIREGWGLTLTEGAACGTPGVATRIPGHVDAVVDGTTGLLATGTEELAGAMVRVLTDDDLRTRLTEGALARAPRLTWPQSALGTLRVVADEAARHPDRLPQRWEGS; this is translated from the coding sequence ATGACTGGCGGTACCGATCCCGACGCGAGCCCCGAGGCCCTGGCCCGCATCGCCGACGCCGCCTGCCTGCGCAGGATCCACATGGTGGCGTGGCGCGACCGCGACGATCCCACGGCGGGTGGCAGTGAGGAGCACGCGTCGCAGATCGCCGCGCACTGGGCGGCGGCCGGGCTCGACGTGACCCTGCGGACGGCGGCAGTCCCCGGCGGGCCCGACGAGGTCGTGCGCGACGGGTACCGGGTGATCCGCCGTGGGGGGCGCTTCACGGTCTTCGCCCGCACGGCTCTCGCAGGCCTGCTCGATCTCGACGGCCGACCCGACGCCGTGGTGGAGATCTTCCACGGTCTCCCCTTCTTCGGGCCGCTCTGGACACGGGCGCCCCGGATCGCCGTGCTGCACCACCTCCACCTCGACATGTGGCACTCGCTTCTCCCACCGGCCGCATCGCACATCGCGTACGGAGTCGAGCGCTACGTCCAGCCCGCCCTCTACAGGAAGACGAGGATCGTCGCGGTGTCGGACTCGACCCGACAGGCACTGGTCGACGACCTCGGACTCGACAACGACCGGATCACGGTCGTCCCCAACGGCGTCGACGCCCGGTTCTCACCGGGGGGCACGAAAGCTCCCGCACCGACGATCATGGCGGCCGGGCGGTTCATGCCCCCGAAGCGCTTCGACCTGCTGATCGACGTGGTTGCCGAGGTCCACAGGCACGTGCCGGACCTCCGCGTGTGGATAGCCGGCGAGGGCCCGCTGCGTTCCGAGCTCGAGGCACAGGCACGACGCGTCGGCGGAGCCGGTTGGATCGAGTTCCTCGGCCGTGTCTCCGACGACGACCTCGTCGACCGCTACCGCTCGGCATGGCTCGTGGCCTCCACGTCGATCCGCGAGGGGTGGGGCCTCACCCTCACCGAGGGAGCGGCGTGCGGCACACCGGGTGTCGCCACGAGGATCCCCGGTCACGTCGATGCTGTCGTCGACGGGACGACGGGCCTTCTCGCCACGGGGACGGAGGAGCTGGCGGGTGCCATGGTCCGCGTGCTCACCGACGACGACCTCCGAACACGCCTGACCGAGGGTGCGCTGGCGCGGGCGCCACGCCTCACGTGGCCGCAAAGCGCATTGGGAACCCTCCGGGTGGTGGCCGACGAGGCGGCCCGCCACCCCGACCGACTCCCTCAGCGCTGGGAGGGTTCCTGA